Proteins from a single region of Gordonia hongkongensis:
- a CDS encoding chorismate mutase, whose translation MTDRSPSPGAQDPRPSGGTSFEHSIDLDKYELSSEVGDLPDDIDQLRLEIDRLDAVILAAIKRRSAVSKKIGAARMASGGPRLVHSREVKVLERFQDLGQEGHTLAMLLLRLGRGPLGR comes from the coding sequence GTGACCGACCGCAGCCCCAGCCCCGGCGCTCAGGACCCCCGCCCGTCCGGCGGCACGTCGTTCGAGCACTCGATCGACCTCGACAAGTACGAGCTCTCGTCCGAGGTCGGCGACCTGCCCGACGACATCGACCAGCTGCGGCTCGAGATCGACCGGCTCGACGCCGTGATCCTCGCCGCGATCAAGCGCAGGTCGGCGGTGTCGAAGAAGATCGGTGCCGCACGCATGGCCTCCGGCGGCCCTCGTCTGGTCCACAGCCGCGAGGTGAAGGTGCTCGAGCGCTTCCAGGATCTCGGCCAGGAGGGGCACACCCTCGCGATGCTGCTGCTGCGTCTGGGGCGCGGACCACTGGGCCGCTGA